Proteins encoded within one genomic window of Sphingomonas sp. G-3-2-10:
- a CDS encoding 23S rRNA (pseudouridine(1915)-N(3))-methyltransferase RlmH, translating into MLLHIVARGRIGRSPEAELVDRYLKRITWPTRVSELPDTGGKIPAIEGATRVVMLDETGENLSSRVIAERLGAWRDDGIRETRFMIGAADGFGDEERAKADLLLSFGRATWPHMMARAMLAEQLWRSVSILANHPYHREG; encoded by the coding sequence ATGCTGCTCCATATCGTTGCAAGGGGACGGATCGGGCGTAGTCCCGAAGCCGAACTGGTGGATCGCTATCTGAAGCGAATCACCTGGCCGACGCGCGTCAGCGAATTGCCTGACACGGGCGGGAAGATCCCGGCCATCGAAGGCGCGACGCGCGTCGTGATGCTCGACGAGACCGGCGAGAATCTCTCGTCGCGGGTGATCGCCGAGCGGCTGGGCGCGTGGCGCGACGATGGGATTCGCGAGACGCGGTTCATGATCGGTGCGGCGGACGGCTTTGGCGACGAGGAGCGCGCGAAGGCCGATCTGCTGCTGTCGTTCGGGCGCGCGACCTGGCCACACATGATGGCGCGGGCGATGCTCGCCGAGCAGCTGTGGCGATCGGTGTCGATCCTTGCCAACCATCCCTATCACCGCGAAGGATAG
- the rsfS gene encoding ribosome silencing factor, producing the protein MQRSPEADPGVEALHQLVLSSLDDDQAVEIVSIPLAGKSSIADYMVVASGRSTRQVASMANKLAEKIKTDFGRSSRVEGLPTADWVLIDAGDVIVHLFRPEVRSFYNLERMWGFGDAGQA; encoded by the coding sequence GTGCAGCGTTCGCCCGAAGCCGATCCCGGCGTCGAGGCGCTGCACCAGCTCGTGCTTTCCTCGCTGGACGACGATCAGGCGGTCGAGATCGTTTCGATCCCGCTCGCCGGAAAGAGCAGCATCGCCGACTATATGGTCGTGGCAAGCGGCCGATCGACGCGTCAGGTCGCGTCGATGGCCAACAAGCTGGCCGAGAAGATCAAGACCGATTTCGGCCGCTCCTCGCGCGTCGAGGGTTTGCCCACGGCGGACTGGGTGCTGATCGATGCGGGCGACGTGATCGTCCATCTGTTCCGCCCCGAAGTGCGCAGCTTCTACAATCTCGAGCGCATGTGGGGCTTCGGCGACGCAGGTCAGGCGTAA
- a CDS encoding nicotinate-nucleotide adenylyltransferase, with protein sequence MKKVGLLGGSFNPAHRGHRRLSIHAIRALGLDEVWWMVSPGNPLKPQKGMAPFEARMASARAMARHAPIRPTAIEKRLKTRYTVDTLTKLPRSYPKHRFIWLMGADNLAQFHAWKNWRRIARQVPIAVIARPGYERGAHASPAMSWLRRSVRPAGQAKNWTRWRLPALVLLRFRPDPTSATSLRAADPAWHRRYLSPPPSRNGTDASCP encoded by the coding sequence TTGAAGAAGGTCGGGCTTCTCGGCGGCTCGTTCAATCCGGCGCATCGCGGCCATCGGCGGCTTTCGATCCATGCGATTCGCGCGCTGGGGCTGGACGAAGTGTGGTGGATGGTCTCGCCGGGCAATCCACTGAAGCCGCAAAAGGGTATGGCGCCGTTCGAGGCGCGGATGGCGTCGGCGCGAGCGATGGCGCGTCATGCGCCGATTCGCCCCACTGCCATCGAGAAAAGGCTGAAGACGCGCTACACCGTCGATACGCTGACGAAGCTGCCGCGAAGCTATCCGAAACATCGCTTCATCTGGCTGATGGGCGCGGACAATCTGGCGCAGTTCCACGCATGGAAGAACTGGCGCAGGATCGCCCGGCAGGTTCCGATTGCGGTAATCGCCCGTCCGGGGTATGAGAGAGGTGCTCACGCAAGTCCTGCGATGAGTTGGCTGCGGCGCTCTGTGCGGCCCGCAGGCCAGGCGAAGAACTGGACTCGATGGAGATTGCCGGCACTCGTGCTGTTGCGCTTCCGCCCTGATCCGACTTCGGCGACGAGCCTTCGGGCCGCCGACCCCGCCTGGCATCGGCGTTATTTGTCGCCGCCTCCATCACGAAACGGCACAGACGCGTCTTGTCCCTAG
- a CDS encoding glutamate-5-semialdehyde dehydrogenase: protein MTQDSVSLMAGLAARARVAALRLAATGTATRRDALLAAAAAIRADREAIVAANAEDMAAGEANGLSGALLDRLKLDAGRVESMAAGVEAVARLDDPVGQVIDRAERPNGMVLTRVRVPIGVIGIIYESRPNVTADAGALAFMSGNAAILRGGSEAIRSNRAIHASLARGLGDLADAIQLVGTTDRAAVGAMLQAEGAIDLVVPRGGKSLVARVQAEAKVPVLAHLDGINHSYIDAAADPEMARAIALNAKMRRTGVCGATETLLIDRSFADPAPVLAGLADAGCELRGDEQIRAIEPRAVAASDADWDTEYLDSILSVKLVDGVDAAIAHIAAHGSHHTDAIVTDDAAVAEHFLNAVDSAIVMWNASTQFADGGEFGLGAEIGISTGRLHARGPVALEGLTTYKWIVRGTGQTRP, encoded by the coding sequence ATGACGCAGGATTCAGTTTCGTTGATGGCAGGTCTCGCCGCGCGCGCGCGCGTGGCCGCCTTGCGCCTTGCCGCGACCGGCACCGCAACCCGCCGCGATGCACTGCTGGCGGCGGCGGCGGCGATCCGCGCGGACCGCGAAGCGATCGTCGCGGCCAATGCCGAGGACATGGCGGCGGGCGAAGCCAATGGCCTGAGCGGCGCTTTGCTCGACCGGCTGAAGCTGGATGCCGGGCGTGTCGAATCGATGGCGGCGGGAGTCGAGGCCGTCGCTCGGCTCGACGATCCGGTCGGGCAGGTGATCGACCGCGCCGAGCGGCCCAACGGCATGGTGCTGACCCGCGTGCGGGTGCCGATCGGAGTGATCGGCATCATCTATGAGAGCCGCCCCAACGTGACCGCAGATGCGGGGGCGCTCGCCTTCATGTCGGGCAATGCGGCGATCCTCCGCGGCGGATCCGAGGCGATCCGCAGCAACCGGGCGATTCATGCCAGTCTGGCGCGCGGGCTGGGCGATCTGGCCGATGCGATCCAGTTGGTCGGGACGACCGACCGCGCGGCGGTGGGCGCGATGCTTCAGGCCGAGGGCGCGATTGATCTGGTGGTGCCGCGCGGGGGCAAGAGCCTGGTCGCGCGGGTGCAGGCCGAAGCCAAGGTGCCGGTGCTCGCGCATCTCGACGGGATCAACCACAGCTATATCGATGCCGCCGCCGACCCCGAGATGGCCCGCGCCATCGCGCTGAACGCCAAGATGCGCCGGACGGGGGTCTGCGGGGCGACCGAGACGCTGCTGATCGACCGCAGCTTCGCCGATCCCGCGCCGGTGCTTGCCGGGCTGGCCGATGCCGGCTGCGAACTGCGCGGCGACGAGCAAATCCGCGCGATCGAACCGCGCGCGGTGGCGGCCTCGGATGCGGACTGGGATACCGAATATCTCGATTCGATCCTGTCGGTGAAGCTGGTCGACGGCGTGGATGCCGCGATCGCGCATATCGCTGCGCACGGATCGCATCATACCGACGCGATCGTGACCGACGACGCGGCGGTGGCCGAGCATTTCCTCAACGCCGTGGATAGCGCGATCGTGATGTGGAACGCATCGACCCAGTTCGCCGATGGCGGCGAATTCGGGCTGGGCGCCGAGATCGGGATTTCGACCGGGCGACTCCATGCCCGCGGGCCGGTCGCGCTCGAAGGGCTGACCACCTACAAATGGATCGTGCGGGGCACGGGCCAGACCCGGCCTTGA
- a CDS encoding DUF3667 domain-containing protein: protein MSGEFEAAGGIVTGGLIGRALEPRAGEHGGEAHGPGALCLNCGTALIGPNCHQCGQSGHVHRSLGAIGHEILHGVAHFEGKLWRTLPLLAWRPGELTRRYVEGERARFVSPMAIFLFSIFTMFAVFQIVGLQPPSDINTGLGTTEMIAEMRQEAVDRRADSIKERDERKADDPKRARYEKRIADAEATIRQLDSIPKSAINGRARVTHIQSGWYALDHGFEKWQKNPSLMLYKLQTSVYKFSWLLIPLSLPFVWLLFFWKRQYHLYDHTVFITYSIAFMSLLFIVITLASAIGVSEGWIVAASLILPPLHLLRQMQQAYSLRWLSATLRTIVMLFFITIIVSIFLTLLVVMGSLG from the coding sequence ATGTCGGGGGAATTCGAAGCAGCAGGCGGGATCGTCACCGGAGGCCTGATCGGCCGCGCGCTGGAACCGCGCGCCGGCGAGCATGGCGGCGAGGCGCACGGACCCGGCGCGCTCTGCCTCAATTGCGGCACCGCCTTGATCGGCCCGAATTGCCACCAGTGCGGTCAGTCCGGGCATGTCCATCGCTCCCTGGGCGCGATCGGGCACGAGATCCTCCACGGCGTCGCCCATTTCGAAGGCAAATTGTGGCGCACCCTGCCGCTGCTCGCCTGGCGTCCCGGCGAACTGACCCGCCGCTATGTCGAGGGCGAGCGCGCGCGCTTCGTCTCGCCGATGGCGATCTTCCTCTTCTCGATCTTCACGATGTTCGCGGTGTTCCAGATCGTCGGCTTGCAACCTCCGAGCGACATCAACACCGGTCTCGGCACCACCGAGATGATCGCCGAGATGCGCCAAGAAGCGGTCGATCGCCGCGCCGACTCCATCAAGGAACGCGATGAGCGCAAGGCCGACGATCCGAAGCGCGCGCGCTACGAGAAACGAATCGCCGACGCCGAGGCCACGATCCGCCAGCTCGATTCGATCCCCAAGAGCGCAATCAACGGCCGCGCTCGCGTCACCCACATTCAGAGCGGCTGGTACGCGCTCGATCACGGGTTCGAGAAATGGCAGAAGAACCCGTCGCTGATGCTCTACAAGCTGCAGACCAGCGTCTATAAATTCTCGTGGCTGCTGATCCCGCTATCGCTGCCGTTCGTATGGCTGCTGTTCTTCTGGAAGCGGCAGTACCATCTCTACGATCACACGGTGTTCATCACCTATTCGATCGCCTTCATGTCGCTGCTGTTCATCGTCATCACGCTGGCGAGCGCCATCGGCGTGTCGGAAGGCTGGATCGTCGCGGCAAGCCTGATCCTGCCCCCGCTTCATTTGCTCCGGCAGATGCAGCAGGCCTATTCGCTCCGCTGGTTGTCGGCGACGCTGCGAACGATCGTGATGCTCTTCTTCATCACCATCATCGTCTCGATCTTCCTCACCCTGCTGGTCGTGATGGGCTCGCTAGGCTGA